A stretch of the Simiduia curdlanivorans genome encodes the following:
- a CDS encoding patatin-like phospholipase family protein has product MVIEPGNSISLVLGSGGARGLAHIGVIRWLKENDLHIHAISGCSMGALIGGVYACGKLPDFEEWVCTLSKVDIVALLDFSWQKSGLIKGDKIIAELINLVGDHRIEDLSIKFTAVAADIQGEKEIWIQKGKIFDAIRASISLPLFFTPHVMNGVALIDGGVLNPVPIAPTFGDGTDLTIAVNLGGTPEGKMPRQDTAPSKINNSLTAILHPKIQHFLKKFTPVPSQPNTNQSNARPSHTSAWGMYDIANQAFDAMQSTIARQKLAAYPPDICINIPRDACATLEFERAKEIIQLGYDSAKANIVMGTKVKASSTP; this is encoded by the coding sequence TTGGTCATTGAGCCAGGAAATTCGATTTCCTTGGTGCTAGGCAGCGGCGGCGCCCGCGGCCTAGCGCATATTGGCGTTATTCGCTGGCTTAAGGAAAATGACCTTCACATTCACGCCATCAGCGGCTGCTCCATGGGCGCGTTGATTGGTGGTGTCTATGCTTGCGGCAAATTGCCCGACTTTGAAGAGTGGGTTTGCACGCTCAGTAAAGTCGACATAGTCGCACTACTGGATTTTTCCTGGCAAAAAAGCGGCCTCATTAAGGGCGATAAAATTATTGCCGAGCTGATTAATTTGGTTGGCGACCACCGAATAGAAGACTTATCGATTAAATTCACCGCCGTCGCCGCCGATATACAAGGCGAGAAAGAAATTTGGATTCAGAAGGGGAAAATTTTCGATGCCATAAGAGCATCCATTTCACTGCCGCTATTTTTTACCCCCCACGTGATGAATGGCGTTGCCCTAATTGACGGCGGGGTCCTCAACCCCGTGCCCATCGCGCCCACCTTTGGCGACGGCACCGACCTAACTATTGCGGTTAACCTGGGAGGCACACCAGAGGGAAAGATGCCTAGGCAAGACACTGCCCCAAGCAAAATAAATAACTCCCTGACGGCCATACTGCACCCAAAAATTCAGCATTTTCTGAAAAAGTTCACCCCAGTTCCCAGCCAGCCAAACACTAATCAATCCAACGCCCGCCCATCACACACCAGCGCATGGGGCATGTACGACATTGCCAACCAGGCTTTCGATGCCATGCAAAGCACCATCGCCCGACAAAAATTAGCGGCCTACCCACCGGACATTTGCATCAATATCCCACGCGATGCCTGCGCGACGTTGGAGTTTGAACGGGCCAAAGAAATTATTCAGCTAGGCTACGATAGCGCCAAAGCCAATATCGTTATGGGCACAAAAGTGAAGGCTAGCTCGACGCCATAG
- a CDS encoding glutathione S-transferase family protein, which yields MKLYGDARSGNCYKIQLILALLDRPYTWVPVDIMKGETQTADFLAKNPTGKIPLLELDDGRYLSESNAIINYLAAGSAYLPSDTFALAKLQQWQFFEQYSHEPYIAVARFINKYLGLPEDRKADYVAKQAGGHKALAIMETQLQKTAFLAADHCTTADIALFGYTPVAHEGGFDLDKYPAIQQWIMRVQALPGFIPMASS from the coding sequence ATGAAGTTATACGGCGATGCCCGCTCGGGAAACTGTTACAAAATACAATTAATACTGGCCCTGCTCGATCGCCCCTATACTTGGGTGCCGGTGGATATTATGAAGGGTGAAACCCAAACCGCGGATTTTTTAGCGAAGAACCCGACTGGCAAAATACCCCTGTTAGAACTCGACGACGGGCGCTATCTGTCTGAGTCTAATGCCATTATCAATTACTTGGCGGCGGGTAGCGCCTATTTACCCAGCGACACTTTTGCTTTGGCTAAACTTCAGCAGTGGCAGTTTTTCGAGCAGTACAGCCATGAGCCCTATATTGCCGTCGCGCGCTTCATCAATAAGTATTTAGGTTTGCCGGAAGATCGAAAAGCCGATTACGTGGCTAAGCAGGCCGGTGGCCATAAAGCCTTGGCGATAATGGAAACGCAGCTACAAAAAACAGCTTTTTTGGCGGCGGATCACTGTACAACGGCGGATATCGCCTTGTTTGGTTACACACCTGTTGCACACGAAGGCGGTTTCGATTTAGATAAATACCCTGCCATTCAGCAATGGATTATGCGGGTGCAGGCGCTGCCAGGTTTTATACCTATGGCGTCGAGCTAG
- a CDS encoding NADP(H)-dependent aldo-keto reductase, whose protein sequence is MSYKNLGSSDLKVSNICLGTMTFGEQNNQDQAFEQMDYAVAQGINFFDTAELYPVPPKPNTQGATEAIVGNWLAQTGRRDKIILATKVTGRGDANSGVSHIRQGPRLNGDHIRRAIETSLERLKTDYIDLYQVHWPERRANFFGQFGYSHSDDDGVAIEDTLAVLEELVEWGMVRHIGISNETPWGTMEYLRLAREHNMPRIVSIQNPYNLLNRSFEVGLAEVAIREKVDLLAYSPLAFGVLSGKYLRGASPAAARLTLFNRFTRYKNDEVEAATQAYADLAKANNLSLVQMALAYINQQQFVGSNIIGATTLAQLKENIDSTNVTLSDAVNQAIADIHKRYTIPAP, encoded by the coding sequence ATTAGCTATAAAAACTTAGGTAGCTCAGATTTAAAGGTAAGTAACATTTGTTTAGGTACCATGACCTTTGGCGAACAAAATAACCAAGATCAGGCCTTCGAACAAATGGATTACGCGGTTGCACAAGGTATTAATTTTTTCGATACTGCGGAGCTCTACCCGGTGCCGCCGAAGCCGAATACCCAGGGTGCAACCGAAGCCATTGTGGGCAATTGGTTGGCGCAAACTGGCCGGCGCGACAAGATTATTTTAGCCACCAAAGTTACCGGGCGCGGCGATGCCAACTCCGGGGTGAGCCACATTCGCCAAGGGCCTAGACTTAATGGCGACCATATTCGACGCGCTATCGAAACGTCTCTAGAGCGTTTGAAAACCGATTACATCGATTTGTATCAAGTGCATTGGCCCGAGCGGCGCGCCAATTTTTTTGGCCAGTTCGGCTACAGTCACAGCGACGACGATGGCGTTGCCATTGAAGACACATTAGCGGTGCTCGAGGAGCTTGTTGAGTGGGGCATGGTGCGCCACATCGGTATTTCCAACGAAACCCCTTGGGGCACGATGGAATATTTACGCCTAGCGCGCGAGCACAATATGCCCCGTATTGTGTCTATTCAAAACCCTTACAATTTATTGAATCGCAGTTTCGAAGTAGGGCTGGCCGAAGTGGCGATACGCGAAAAGGTTGATTTATTGGCCTATTCACCACTCGCATTTGGTGTGTTGAGCGGCAAGTATTTACGCGGTGCTAGTCCAGCGGCGGCGCGCCTTACGCTGTTCAACCGGTTTACCCGCTATAAGAATGATGAAGTTGAGGCCGCCACACAGGCCTACGCCGATCTCGCTAAAGCCAACAATTTGTCACTAGTGCAAATGGCCTTAGCCTATATCAACCAACAACAATTTGTTGGCAGTAACATTATTGGTGCTACCACCTTAGCGCAATTAAAGGAAAATATTGATAGCACCAATGTGACTTTGTCCGACGCTGTTAATCAGGCCATCGCCGATATTCATAAGCGCTATACTATTCCTGCGCCCTAG
- a CDS encoding MFS transporter: protein MATATIRYPHAQRALAAVMLVSFIGTVGIALPYPILAPYFLDPASSPALTQFAGLPPKVLLGIILALYPLGLLIGSSFIGALSDIYGRKRLLNITLFIAGLSYLGTVWALQQESFIGFAIMRLATGLCEGNIAVARAIAVDLHPQIDRKRSLSLVFAATYAGWLVGPVVGGYLMPYGVHMSFLIAAITVLVCLALVYFGLDPDKPAKPSGSVWQSMGSNNSLGLLKDESIRPLIIFHFIFSLALNTFYEYFPLWLVEAFDHGPKEIAWLSVSLSLTMIVTSAFFISRLSQLGTERQLIIACVIILGAATGLLPFLSQTWCLVLFTLMGATIALENGIFPAFMSGTYGHYGQGRIMGLLTTNFCLANVIMALAGAFLALLGGAWVIWCASLLFFLAATWLFFQRRTGE, encoded by the coding sequence ATGGCCACGGCAACAATCCGCTACCCTCACGCCCAACGCGCACTGGCCGCGGTCATGCTGGTTTCTTTTATCGGCACGGTTGGTATTGCGCTGCCCTATCCTATCTTGGCGCCCTACTTTTTAGATCCCGCCAGCAGCCCGGCACTCACCCAATTTGCCGGGTTACCGCCTAAGGTTTTACTGGGCATCATCTTGGCCCTCTACCCTCTTGGCCTGCTTATTGGCAGCTCCTTTATCGGCGCCCTTTCGGACATTTATGGGCGCAAGCGGCTACTCAATATCACCCTGTTTATCGCTGGGCTAAGTTACCTCGGTACTGTCTGGGCGCTACAACAAGAGAGCTTTATTGGCTTTGCGATCATGCGCTTGGCCACAGGTTTATGTGAGGGCAACATCGCCGTGGCCCGCGCCATCGCTGTGGATCTGCACCCACAAATTGACCGCAAGCGCAGCCTATCTTTAGTCTTTGCTGCCACCTATGCCGGCTGGCTGGTGGGCCCAGTGGTCGGTGGTTATCTCATGCCCTATGGCGTGCACATGAGCTTTCTGATCGCCGCCATTACCGTACTGGTGTGCCTTGCGCTAGTTTATTTTGGTCTAGATCCAGACAAGCCCGCCAAGCCATCGGGCAGCGTCTGGCAAAGTATGGGCTCAAATAATTCCCTGGGTTTGTTAAAAGACGAATCCATTCGGCCGCTCATTATCTTCCACTTTATTTTTTCCTTAGCGCTGAATACCTTTTACGAGTACTTCCCACTGTGGCTGGTGGAAGCTTTCGATCACGGGCCAAAAGAAATTGCCTGGCTCTCGGTTAGTTTGTCGCTAACCATGATCGTCACTAGCGCCTTTTTCATCTCGCGCCTGAGTCAATTGGGCACGGAGCGACAATTAATCATCGCCTGCGTCATCATCTTGGGCGCAGCGACGGGGCTATTGCCGTTTTTAAGTCAAACTTGGTGCCTCGTGCTTTTCACCCTGATGGGAGCGACCATCGCACTGGAAAATGGCATCTTCCCCGCCTTCATGTCCGGCACCTACGGCCACTACGGTCAGGGGCGCATTATGGGGTTACTCACCACGAATTTTTGCCTCGCCAACGTGATCATGGCTCTTGCCGGTGCCTTCTTGGCGTTGTTGGGCGGCGCCTGGGTAATTTGGTGCGCCAGCTTGCTATTCTTTTTGGCCGCAACTTGGTTGTTTTTTCAGCGCCGAACTGGCGAATAA
- a CDS encoding outer membrane beta-barrel protein, producing the protein MIYQCFSVKLLAIISLVALLVSVNSVADEPKASTSKGGLYLGVKAIFNELKPEGTDNAGGVGIMIADHYHNGFGMEAEVSRSKADVNLLDLAEDYTLDAAGLYGVYRSPGAFYVKVRGGVVWKRLAIGDESSTRTTFGGGAGIGYDFGRVLLEGEYAYVDKDVAQWGLSVIGKF; encoded by the coding sequence ATGATATATCAGTGTTTTTCCGTGAAGCTGCTGGCGATAATTAGCCTTGTGGCACTGCTTGTTTCTGTTAACAGCGTGGCCGATGAGCCTAAAGCCAGTACCAGTAAAGGCGGTTTGTATTTGGGGGTGAAGGCGATTTTTAATGAACTTAAACCCGAGGGTACCGACAATGCCGGCGGTGTTGGGATTATGATTGCCGATCATTATCACAATGGATTTGGCATGGAAGCGGAAGTGAGCCGCAGTAAAGCCGATGTTAACTTACTGGATCTCGCCGAAGACTACACCCTCGATGCTGCAGGTTTGTACGGCGTCTATCGCTCGCCCGGTGCATTTTATGTAAAAGTGCGCGGTGGTGTTGTGTGGAAACGCCTTGCTATTGGCGATGAGAGTTCCACGAGAACCACCTTCGGTGGCGGCGCCGGCATCGGTTATGATTTTGGTCGCGTGCTGCTCGAAGGTGAGTATGCCTATGTGGATAAAGATGTGGCGCAGTGGGGGCTGTCTGTTATCGGCAAGTTTTAA
- a CDS encoding metal-dependent hydrolase family protein: MTKHLGLIAAIALLTQALSAHADTLIHAGTVIDTDKGNVSKEQTIRIKDGKVLSVTAGYTNAETDEDTVVNLQGYTVLPGLMDMHTHLSDQMNPAAYAEGFRLNPADYAYRSVGYAHKTLMAGFTTVRDLGDTDQVTIALRNAIAQGIITGPRIYTAGKSIATTGGHADPTNGTNQALMGHPGPEDGVINGEAQAREAVRQRYKEGSDLIKITATGGVLSVAKNGQNPQFFEDEVDAIVKTAKDYGMTVAVHAHGAEGMKRAIRAGVDSIEHGTYMDKETIKLFKKYGTWYVPTISAGKFVEAKAAIDGYFPAVVVPKAAAIGPKIQGTFAEAYKAGVKIAFGTDAGVFPHGDNAKEFVYMVEAGMPPMKAIQSATKSSAELLHISDQAGSIAKGKWADIIAVKGDPLADISLLQNIDFVMKGGVIYKQP, encoded by the coding sequence ATGACCAAACATCTCGGCTTAATTGCCGCTATTGCCCTGCTTACCCAAGCGCTCTCGGCCCATGCCGACACCCTGATTCATGCCGGCACCGTGATCGATACCGACAAGGGCAACGTAAGTAAAGAACAAACCATCCGCATTAAGGATGGCAAGGTCCTGAGTGTGACAGCTGGCTACACCAACGCCGAGACCGACGAAGATACGGTGGTCAACCTGCAAGGCTACACAGTGCTGCCGGGCTTGATGGACATGCACACTCACTTAAGCGACCAAATGAACCCAGCCGCCTACGCCGAGGGTTTTCGCTTGAATCCCGCAGACTACGCCTACCGCTCAGTGGGTTACGCCCACAAAACCCTGATGGCGGGCTTTACCACGGTGCGAGACCTAGGTGACACAGACCAAGTTACCATCGCCCTGCGCAACGCCATCGCCCAAGGCATTATTACCGGGCCGCGCATCTATACGGCCGGTAAATCTATTGCCACCACAGGCGGGCACGCCGACCCAACTAACGGCACCAATCAAGCACTCATGGGTCACCCAGGCCCCGAAGACGGTGTGATCAACGGTGAAGCTCAGGCGCGCGAAGCCGTGCGTCAGCGCTATAAAGAAGGCTCTGATTTAATCAAAATCACCGCCACCGGTGGTGTGCTCAGCGTTGCGAAAAATGGCCAAAACCCACAGTTTTTCGAAGATGAAGTGGACGCTATTGTCAAAACAGCCAAGGATTACGGCATGACAGTCGCGGTGCACGCACACGGCGCCGAGGGCATGAAGCGGGCCATTCGCGCCGGCGTTGACTCCATCGAGCACGGCACCTATATGGACAAGGAAACCATCAAACTGTTTAAGAAATACGGTACTTGGTATGTACCTACTATTAGCGCCGGCAAGTTTGTCGAAGCAAAGGCCGCTATTGATGGCTATTTCCCCGCCGTCGTAGTGCCCAAGGCCGCCGCCATCGGACCAAAAATACAAGGTACCTTCGCCGAAGCTTATAAGGCCGGCGTGAAAATCGCCTTCGGCACCGACGCCGGCGTTTTCCCCCACGGCGATAATGCCAAAGAGTTTGTCTACATGGTTGAAGCCGGTATGCCGCCAATGAAGGCCATTCAGTCAGCGACAAAATCGAGCGCCGAATTATTACACATCAGCGATCAAGCGGGCTCCATTGCCAAGGGTAAATGGGCCGATATTATCGCGGTAAAAGGCGATCCCTTGGCCGATATTTCGCTGTTGCAAAATATTGATTTCGTGATGAAAGGCGGCGTGATTTACAAACAACCCTAA
- the fabV gene encoding enoyl-ACP reductase FabV — protein MIIKPKVRGFICTNAHPQGCAAHVQEQIDFIKSKGPIAGSPKNVLVIGCSTGYGLASRITAAFGGGANTVGVAFEKPPTDRKTGSAGYYNTAAFHAAAEQAGLVAASINGDAFSDEIKAQTLALVKEKLGKIDLVVYSLASPRRTDPKTGVMHSSVLKPIGEGYTAKNLNTDTLKIADITVEPASEDEIANTVKVMGGEDWELWIDALKQADLLADGCRTVAYTYLGDKLTWPIYGHATIGKAKEDLDRAAAAINGQLTSVKGAANVSVLKALVTQSSSAIPIMPLYISLVYKVMKEEGTHEGCIEQLYRLFTEGLYTSKPRLDDHNRLRMDNLELRPETQAKIEALWPKVTEENLFEITDYKGYNDDFLRLFGFGLAGVDYEAETDPLVAAPFQE, from the coding sequence ATGATCATTAAACCCAAGGTGCGTGGATTTATTTGTACCAACGCTCACCCACAGGGCTGTGCTGCCCATGTTCAAGAGCAGATTGATTTTATTAAGTCAAAGGGCCCAATAGCTGGCAGCCCGAAGAATGTGTTGGTGATTGGTTGTTCAACGGGCTATGGCTTGGCCTCGCGTATCACTGCAGCCTTCGGTGGCGGCGCGAATACCGTCGGTGTGGCGTTTGAGAAACCGCCAACCGATCGCAAAACTGGCTCGGCTGGATATTACAATACTGCCGCTTTCCACGCGGCGGCAGAGCAGGCGGGCCTGGTGGCAGCCAGCATCAATGGCGATGCCTTTAGCGATGAAATCAAGGCACAAACCTTAGCTCTAGTGAAAGAAAAGCTGGGTAAAATCGACTTAGTGGTTTACTCCCTGGCCTCGCCTCGCCGCACCGATCCAAAAACCGGTGTGATGCACTCATCGGTATTGAAGCCCATCGGCGAAGGTTACACCGCGAAAAACCTAAACACTGACACGCTTAAAATTGCCGACATCACCGTTGAGCCGGCGTCTGAAGACGAGATTGCCAACACCGTGAAGGTGATGGGTGGCGAAGACTGGGAATTGTGGATTGATGCCTTAAAGCAAGCCGATTTACTGGCCGACGGGTGCCGCACCGTGGCTTACACCTACTTAGGTGACAAGTTAACTTGGCCCATCTACGGCCACGCCACCATCGGCAAGGCGAAAGAAGATCTCGATCGCGCCGCAGCGGCCATCAATGGTCAGTTGACATCGGTTAAGGGTGCCGCCAACGTATCGGTACTGAAAGCCTTGGTCACGCAATCTTCCTCCGCCATTCCAATCATGCCTTTGTACATCTCCTTGGTTTACAAAGTGATGAAAGAGGAGGGCACACACGAAGGTTGTATCGAGCAGTTGTATCGTTTGTTTACTGAAGGTTTGTACACCAGTAAGCCGCGTTTAGATGATCACAATCGCCTGCGTATGGACAACCTAGAGTTGCGCCCCGAAACACAGGCTAAGATTGAAGCGCTTTGGCCCAAGGTCACGGAAGAGAATCTGTTTGAAATTACTGACTACAAAGGTTACAACGATGACTTCTTGCGCTTGTTTGGCTTTGGTCTAGCGGGCGTCGATTACGAAGCTGAAACCGACCCCTTAGTAGCGGCTCCTTTTCAGGAGTAA
- a CDS encoding MBL fold metallo-hydrolase, whose amino-acid sequence MANLPQQLIEHPLTHHLIVDIGPGIRRLVATNQGPMTGPGTNTYIIGTEQLAVIDPGPLDAAHVQTLMGAGNICWVVVTHTHPDHSPNAKALADVTGAQLLGMPGPDDGHQDESFAPDVVLVDGYQLTTAEFTLQAVHTPGHVANHFCFWHERSGFMFTGDHVMQGATVVIVPPSGDMKDYIASVEKLAQFPIVALAPGHGHLMAKAQEYLAALVAHRLAREAKIMSAMENIPQPLTLAELTPLAYDDVDGSLHAIAAYSLWAHLIKLEKEGRAVQHKEKHWLFDQAHWQLAESVVKFDTKA is encoded by the coding sequence ATGGCAAATCTACCGCAGCAACTTATTGAACACCCGTTAACGCACCACCTTATCGTTGATATCGGGCCGGGTATTCGTCGGTTGGTTGCCACCAATCAGGGGCCAATGACGGGGCCTGGCACCAATACTTACATTATCGGTACCGAGCAGTTGGCCGTGATAGACCCAGGCCCGCTCGACGCCGCGCATGTGCAAACCTTGATGGGCGCGGGAAATATTTGTTGGGTCGTCGTAACTCACACTCACCCAGATCACTCGCCCAATGCCAAGGCCTTGGCCGATGTTACCGGCGCTCAGTTGCTCGGTATGCCGGGCCCTGATGATGGCCATCAAGATGAAAGTTTTGCACCAGATGTCGTACTGGTCGATGGCTATCAATTGACCACAGCGGAATTTACCTTGCAGGCGGTGCATACACCGGGGCACGTGGCCAACCATTTTTGTTTTTGGCACGAGCGCAGCGGGTTTATGTTTACCGGTGATCACGTTATGCAGGGCGCTACGGTGGTTATTGTTCCACCCAGCGGAGACATGAAAGATTATATTGCCAGTGTTGAAAAGTTAGCTCAATTTCCCATCGTCGCTTTGGCGCCGGGCCATGGCCACTTGATGGCCAAGGCCCAGGAATATTTAGCCGCATTAGTAGCGCACCGATTGGCGCGGGAGGCGAAAATAATGTCGGCTATGGAAAATATACCGCAACCTCTGACGCTAGCTGAGTTAACGCCCTTAGCCTACGACGATGTGGATGGGAGTTTGCATGCGATCGCCGCGTATTCATTGTGGGCGCATCTGATTAAGTTGGAAAAAGAAGGTCGCGCGGTACAGCATAAGGAAAAACATTGGTTGTTTGATCAAGCGCATTGGCAGCTGGCTGAGAGTGTGGTCAAATTTGATACGAAAGCTTAA
- a CDS encoding putative bifunctional diguanylate cyclase/phosphodiesterase yields the protein MARPRLFSLATKAQLLLGTFLVLSLSALLYFHWKEQNKLREAELTQDKLALVTQLNATLNEQQSEQTKLLQQWALHLPSNQSRDLSDSLENDKALLKIAGRFRNIVIFDRTGLANVNPDLDWPDVINSDWVNTVYRSDTTQSRLVCTERCSQFIGVPLHVPHQATKILVTELDLIALAEAFFSETRYHAYLIKSDKAGNWLGIWPIVSHGDQTTLETPEQLASLLNNTKDSWGQLRYHQKNLPIYNNRDLSWLIYTDEEPELLQRAELLKLQSIIALCTLIALLCFSWLVSRFHLRRLFKQVNILRLVSEQQFEEARARLPRQPKKSLDELDLLAEVAAELTYQLEANARSADSKSREMERLALYDPLTNLPNRNLFVYEIEQLLESGVDINKSAILVIDVDKFQRINDSLGHQSGDHLLSKIADRIRAAIGSKDFCARLSGNVFGVLIVSLNAADLKIRLNKIAEMIRQPLILKQQKLIITVSIGVAKLEHGVPTVEQLRNAEIAMYRAKQQGGNSHLEFTPEFKSLSRSKVSLEAEIHRALEQKEFRLYLQSKVDMSSTIRGFEALCRWDHPDRGILMPAEFVPVMADLGLQTPLDKWMLEASCRQLKTWHTLYPDIGISVNVASDHFSSPSFLPFLQQTINRYGIKPGQLELEITETLLMDNITLALQTIEKVKALGVSVAIDDFGTGYSSLSYLKNLPVDTLKIDREFIKDIPFDESDMHISAVIIFLARQLGFKVVAEGVETSEQLVFLKANHCDLAQGYLFSKPIPAHKAMIVLESQRSDSHTKSTSIYS from the coding sequence ATGGCCAGACCCCGGCTGTTCAGCCTGGCTACCAAAGCGCAGCTATTGCTCGGTACTTTTTTAGTGCTATCCCTCTCTGCGCTCCTCTATTTCCACTGGAAAGAGCAAAATAAATTACGCGAGGCAGAGCTGACCCAAGATAAGCTTGCTCTGGTTACCCAACTTAACGCCACGCTGAACGAACAACAGTCTGAACAGACCAAGCTACTACAGCAATGGGCGCTGCACTTGCCCTCGAATCAAAGCCGCGATCTATCCGACAGCCTCGAAAATGATAAAGCACTGCTGAAAATTGCGGGAAGGTTTCGCAACATTGTTATTTTTGATCGCACTGGTTTAGCCAATGTCAATCCAGATCTGGACTGGCCCGACGTGATCAACAGCGACTGGGTTAACACCGTCTATCGCAGCGATACTACCCAAAGTCGACTGGTTTGTACGGAGAGATGTTCACAGTTTATTGGCGTTCCCCTGCATGTACCGCATCAGGCCACCAAAATTTTAGTAACTGAACTCGACTTAATTGCCTTAGCCGAAGCGTTTTTTAGCGAAACCCGCTACCACGCCTATTTAATTAAATCCGACAAGGCCGGCAATTGGTTAGGCATCTGGCCCATCGTGAGCCACGGTGACCAAACCACGTTGGAAACGCCGGAACAACTCGCAAGCCTACTCAACAACACTAAAGACAGTTGGGGGCAATTGCGCTACCACCAAAAAAACTTGCCCATCTACAACAATAGAGATTTAAGCTGGCTAATTTACACCGACGAAGAACCGGAACTCTTACAACGAGCCGAGTTACTCAAATTACAATCGATTATTGCGCTCTGCACCCTCATCGCACTGCTATGTTTTAGCTGGCTGGTGAGCCGCTTTCATTTACGCAGACTATTCAAGCAAGTGAACATCTTGCGCCTAGTGTCTGAGCAACAATTTGAAGAGGCCCGTGCAAGACTGCCAAGGCAGCCAAAGAAAAGCCTTGATGAGCTAGATCTATTAGCCGAAGTGGCCGCCGAACTAACCTATCAGCTGGAGGCCAATGCCCGCAGTGCAGACTCTAAAAGCCGCGAAATGGAGCGCTTGGCGCTCTACGATCCGCTGACCAATCTACCCAACCGCAATTTATTCGTTTATGAAATAGAGCAGCTGCTGGAAAGTGGCGTCGACATCAACAAGTCGGCCATTCTGGTTATTGACGTCGATAAATTCCAACGCATTAACGATTCACTGGGGCATCAAAGTGGCGACCATTTACTGTCTAAAATAGCCGATCGCATCCGCGCCGCCATTGGCAGCAAAGATTTCTGCGCGCGCCTCTCTGGCAACGTGTTTGGCGTCTTAATCGTCAGCCTCAATGCCGCCGACTTAAAGATTCGACTCAATAAAATTGCCGAAATGATTCGCCAGCCGCTTATTTTAAAGCAGCAAAAACTCATCATTACGGTGAGTATCGGTGTCGCCAAACTAGAGCACGGGGTGCCGACAGTTGAGCAACTGCGCAACGCCGAAATTGCCATGTACCGCGCCAAGCAACAGGGCGGAAACTCGCATTTAGAATTCACCCCCGAATTCAAATCCCTATCGCGCAGCAAAGTTTCCTTAGAAGCCGAAATCCACCGAGCCCTAGAGCAAAAAGAGTTTCGCCTTTACTTACAATCGAAAGTGGATATGTCCAGTACTATCCGCGGCTTTGAGGCCCTGTGCCGCTGGGATCATCCAGACCGAGGCATCCTAATGCCGGCGGAATTCGTTCCGGTAATGGCAGATCTCGGCTTACAAACGCCGCTGGACAAATGGATGCTTGAAGCCTCCTGTCGGCAACTTAAAACCTGGCATACCCTTTACCCAGACATTGGCATCTCCGTGAACGTAGCCAGCGATCACTTTTCCAGCCCGAGCTTTTTGCCCTTTTTACAGCAAACCATTAATCGCTACGGCATTAAACCCGGCCAGCTGGAGCTGGAAATCACAGAAACCCTGCTGATGGACAACATCACCCTTGCCCTGCAAACCATCGAGAAAGTAAAAGCCCTGGGCGTCAGTGTGGCCATCGACGACTTCGGCACCGGCTATTCATCGCTCAGTTACCTGAAAAACTTACCCGTCGACACACTGAAAATTGATCGCGAATTCATCAAGGATATCCCCTTCGATGAGAGCGACATGCACATTTCCGCAGTGATTATTTTCTTGGCTCGGCAGCTAGGATTTAAAGTGGTAGCCGAAGGTGTGGAGACCAGCGAGCAGCTGGTATTTTTGAAGGCCAATCACTGCGATCTCGCGCAAGGCTATTTATTCAGCAAGCCGATTCCTGCGCACAAAGCCATGATAGTGCTCGAAAGCCAGCGCAGCGATTCGCACACCAAAAGCACGTCTATTTACAGCTAA